The genomic window GATCTATACCTTGTCTATTTCAATATCTGACAATTGATTCAATCCAACAATATAAATATTCATAAACAAGGCAGCTACCACAGCCTGAAACGAAGAAAACTCTAAAATGCATTACTAGACTAGAAGGAAATAACAGAAACTTTTAGCCATTTAAGAGAAACAACACACTTCAGTGGCTCACCTCCAACACACCAGTAAAAAATAGAGGAGATATGTATGATGATTTCTGCACTGCTAGGAGTGACAATGTCTTGGCTTAAGACAGCTGGGTAAGGCATGGCTGAAAGGAGAATCCCAAAGTTGCTCATGGTACTGGTACTTGCTTGACTCCTGCAACTGTAGCAAACaatgaaaagaataaaaacacATGCTAAAGCTTGAACTGTTAATCATCATAGCTAGAATGAACAAGACATCCTTACATCACGCATCAGAAAAATGAACCCTCAATCTTAAGACATTTTGAACTCAAAACAGTTATAGTAAAAAACTTTCAAgttagattttgaaaataaacaaataaatacatGCAGCAATTTTCTTAAATTAAGCTGTTAGTTACTAATCATACTGTCAACTAGCAAGCAAAAAACCTCTAGTCTTAATCTAAAATCTAAATGACTATCACATATAGATCGATAATAAAAATGAGATGATGAAAATTTAACGGATGCAAAATATACTTATGATTTTACtcataaaaaaaaagcaaaattacCTCCTTCAGACCAACATTTTGATAAATTTCTGTCAAATTGTTGAAATCTTTGTAGCCAAGCTGGACAAGTTCCTTCACAAAGATTCTAGGAGAGCTTTGAAGCACTTTCAAATCATCAAAAATCAAGTACATGGCTTCTCCTTTAACAAATGCTCCATCCTCATGACGATGAGTAACTTCACTACTGGAATCATTCACCATTATCTTCAGTTCTTTGTCCATCGGGTTCCCACATTTGATGCAAGTAACACCTGAAAAAGCACTTAACAACAAAGAATTACTTCTCTTATAATAATTACTACAATGTTTGGATGTTCCTCAATGAGTTCATGTTAGTGAACTGCAGAAATGATAATCCCACAGAAACTGAAACATGCAAAGAGCAattgtcatcaaaagatagataATTGAAGCATAGATAGGCTCCAATGAAATCGAAGGTGAAATGAATTAAACGGTTGTAGCTTATACTCACCTACAAGACCAAATAGAATGCAGTGTGCAGCTGCAAAAATAGGTAAGGGTATTGATGCAAAGAAAGCTCCAAATTTTCCTGAAGAGGTATATTGTGCTTTGTAAGAAAAAATCATGAAATAAACTGTCAAAATAAATTTAGTTAAGACCAATGTTGCCCCACAGTTTACTACTCACCTAACATTGAGAAGAATATCATAAAGCCCGCTGAAATTTGAATGACCCTTCAACTTCCAACGCGAGTGCTTCCAAGGAGTCCCACATTCTCTCTGTCATGATCCTAGGAGAATCAAATTTGTGTCCTATAATAGTGAAACTGGAAActaggaacatgaagaattgcaCTTACACAGAAACTGATGAACCAGTTGCGGCTCCTAAAAGTCCATTTAGCAGTATTCCAATTCCCTGCCAGCCAATACCACGGCTTAGAACATGTGAAGGAGGTGGTATTGCACTTGCCAGTCTTGATGCAACTTTGTATGCCCCAGTTGACTGTGAAAGGTTTTCCTAATTTATTTAGTCAACTATGAAGCTCAAGTATTGATACAGAATATGAACATGATATTAGAAATTCCAAGACACCATAATAGTTACTATAAGGAATGAGATCATCTCTAACCCTCTTACTCTTCCTTCTAGTTAACTTAGGAACATTCTTCTTAAGAGGGTGAAATGGTTGAAATGGCATCCTTGAGCCTTTCTTGAGAAGCTTGAAGAAATCACGCCATTGGTTGTTAGCATTTGAACCACCACTTCCTGGTAGAGCCTCGGAATCAGAAGTGCTTGCTTAACAAGTGGTCACCCCATAAGTTGTTCGAATGCTGTCCCGGCAGTTAGGATATCATCATAACTACCTGACTGGGTAATTTTCCCTCCCTCCATCACCTAGAACATATTTTGTGACATTTGACATGAATTAGTCTCTAATATGTAATGGAATATAACACTAAAATTGTATCAAGTGGTCAAGAGAAAGCTAAAGAGTTTAACAAAAATGCTACATCTTGACCCAAAACATTAAAATGAATAACCTATGCTTTGTTTCAAATTTATATCATTCACTTAAGTCAAACTTAACCAATGTGAGATTAAATGACTCACACTTGAAATCTCAAAAAAAATTGAGATACTTTACTAGGATTTTATCAACTTCTGAGAGAAGCTCCACTTGATGAGTCACTAGAATGATTGTTTTTTTCCTAAGAACTGTCATGACACATTCCTGTAATTTCATAAATGTAAAAAACATTAGTTTATTTCAAATATATTAGGCCTATAATTTTGTTGTGATTGAGAATCCAAAGTGAAATCTTtcttacattgaataaatgagcAGCAGTGTGCGCATCAACTGCACTATGGAATGCCATTTAACCTGTTGTGCATTATCATGAAATGCCATTTAAGGATAAGAAAAAATTTGTAAGATACTAAAATGATAAGGTAAACAATCAAAATAGTTGGGACACTGATCCCTGATCCCAATGAACATTACCTACAATGAAAGAGGGAAGTGTTTTTCAAAGAAAGTGGTTCTGCCCCAACAAAATCCCACTAAGAGAAATGCCTCAAGTTCAAATCTCACTAATCCCTCAATTGAGTTTGATAACACAAATTCAACTCATACTCTTTAAATAAAGCAAGAATAATCCAAAACACATTTGCACTTTTTATGGCATAAAATAAATTCTTTGTTATTCATAATCATTAGTCTCTTTTATTATTAGAATTTCcttattttaatatataacaGAAACTCAATGAATTCACATCATTTAGGAATATATCTAGGCAAGTTCTATTCAACTTAATTACAAATGAATTTATAGGAATGACCAATAGGTATAAGTGTAACATGTATGGTAAAAGAAAGTATAACATGCATACTGATTAGATCTGCATATGAATCTATCTCTTTTTTTGCTTTCTCAATTAAACCAGCTTTGGAATATGAATCTATCTCTTTTTTTTGCTTCCTCAATTAAACTCAAGACCGTGTTAGCAAGGATGGAACGAGATCAGGTTTTTCCTAAAAAATAACCAAATGTCAAATAAGGAGAATAATTATGATGGAACAATCTAGCTTGAGATTAGAACATTTAGGCTTGTAAGCCACAGTTGCAACAATCACATTAGGTTAAGCACAAAAACAAAttctaagaaagaaaaaaaaatagagagaaacaAGTGCAAAAAATTGAATATGAACTATAAGGATTGAAAGATTCAGATCTCAATTGAAATCAGCAAGGGATGGAAAATTAAAATCAGATTGAATCGaatgaattaaagaaaagagaaaatCCTTACCAAAATCGGGATTGAAATCGAGAAAAAGAATTGGAATTTGGAGAATGAGTCACGCTGAGATCATAAAGCCTTGACTGAGAAGAAGAATATGATCTGATTGAGGTTAATAATTGGGATAAACTTGATTGAGAAGAGAACAAAAATTCGATCGGTAAGAAGTGGAGAGTGAACAAAATGTGATGAAAGTGGCTCTATTTTAGACCCGTGAAATATGACAAAAAAAAGAGAATCATCACCCCCTTGGTATATTTGGTGACATTTctatctgaattttttttaaaatatcttttctaatatTTATGAAATAAATGTTGCTAAAGGTGTAATTTTATTAGTATAgctaacattttaaaaatattacatAAAAAGTGTTAGTAAATGTCTAAACTCCAGTAGTGAAAGGCACAGAGCTATAAATTTAGAAAATGGATTCATTCAACTTCATGAAATCAAGATGGAAGGACATTTCTTTCTGATCAGCGCTAAGACAGCACACACTTCAGGATTTCTGTTTAAGACTGAAGTTGGAAATCAAATTTCATTCAGTATCCAATCCAAATTCTGACCTGACCTTCCCACGATCTACAACCATCAAATTTTACCATTGCATTTTTATTTATTCAAAgaagatcatattgctcttgttTCAAATACTGCAACAAAACTCTACATCATTCTAACATCCTCGCACTTGGTTCTTGCACAAAATAACCAAATACCTTAAAACATAACTTCGATACAAGTAATTCCCAAAGAGGAAACATATGAAGCAAACGGTAATGCAATTGGATAAGTTCACTGCCAGTAGCATTAAGCAAGCTACAACTGAAATTTATAAGACACAATTATGCATTCAATCAATGGATACTGCACAAGTCCAGTGGCTGAATCACAGCCTTCATGGCAAAACACAAATCAAGCATGGTATCACTATATATTACTGAAATTTCAAAAGGCATCCAATTACAACAAGTTAAGTAAGTGGTATTGATTAGCACCTGACATGTTAAgtaagtgaataagtgtgagtatcAAAATTGTTTAAGGTGGAGTTAATGTCAAAAATAAAAACCAGACAAATTGATTTCACAATTTATATATTACATGCAAactttttattttacttatttatttattgttaactttttatttctttttttgcaATTTGCATAATTCTATTCTCTATTAtcataaattcaaatttaaaaactaTATTTGGATCTACTAAGAGTAAGAAACCAAATTTAGAAACAAAAAAATGATTCAAGGAAAATCTGATAATGCAGGAAACAAGTGCTGCTAAATTGTCAAAAAGCAAGCTGCGTGAGAACTTGAACAAACTACAGGTAAAATATTTTGGTTTAACACAAAAATGCAGAACACAAAAAGAGAAGCATGTTCTTCATTTTTCACATTTCACTGTAAGGACACTATTCTATTCTTTATTAGAAGGTAggataaacataaaaaattactAATCTAACAATACTCACTAATCTGTTAAACCACGCATCTTCATCAACAACAACATGCATGTTATCAAATCACAATTCGCAAACCCATATTTCAC from Arachis ipaensis cultivar K30076 chromosome B09, Araip1.1, whole genome shotgun sequence includes these protein-coding regions:
- the LOC107618764 gene encoding uncharacterized protein LOC107618764, whose amino-acid sequence is MPFQPFHPLKKNVPKLTRRKRKPFTVNWGIQSCIKTGKCNTTSFTCSKPWYWLAGNWNTAKWTFRSRNWFISFCRECGTPWKHSRWKLKGHSNFSGLYDILLNVRKIWSFLCINTLTYFCSCTLHSIWSCSAFSGVTCIKCGNPMDKELKIMVNDSSSEVTHRHEDGAFVKGEAMYLIFDDLKVLQSSPRIFVKELVQLGYKDFNNLTEIYQNVGLKELQESSKYQYHEQLWDSPFSHALPSCLKPRHCHS